A window of the Candidatus Deferrimicrobiaceae bacterium genome harbors these coding sequences:
- a CDS encoding glycosyltransferase — protein MTAPAPLPKASVLVVTWNGLAEATIPCLDSLFAGTTFPDFEVVVVDNGSTDGTREYLVARAVREPRLKIRLNDTNRGFAGGNNDAIREASGDLLVLLNNDTQVSEGWLERLCAPLLRDPSVGLAGPVSNAVGNEQQIFTRGESPAELLEEGAAWTRASRGDTFETGRLGFFCVATRRDVVEKVGALDEGYGLGFFEDDDYCLRVRNAGYRLICVEDVFIHHRGSVSFGKVPGVVRSLLKANRRRLEGKFGICHDPPHPRERQLDLAEAYLAQGGDPERIAAKVRNRLAAALRLTPKGWLKRLRFAARLKRIRRRLEAFVTGGGAGIEAD, from the coding sequence GTGACGGCTCCCGCACCACTTCCGAAGGCCAGCGTCCTCGTCGTGACCTGGAACGGGCTCGCGGAGGCGACGATCCCCTGTCTCGACAGTCTCTTCGCCGGGACGACCTTCCCCGACTTCGAGGTGGTCGTCGTCGACAACGGATCGACCGACGGCACGCGGGAATACCTGGTGGCGCGCGCGGTCCGCGAGCCGCGCCTCAAGATCCGGCTCAACGACACGAACCGCGGTTTCGCCGGCGGCAACAACGACGCGATCCGGGAGGCGTCCGGCGACCTCCTCGTCCTGCTCAACAACGACACACAGGTATCGGAAGGATGGCTTGAGCGGCTGTGCGCGCCGCTCCTGCGCGACCCGTCCGTCGGCCTTGCGGGCCCCGTTTCCAACGCGGTCGGCAACGAACAGCAGATCTTCACGCGCGGAGAGAGCCCGGCCGAACTCCTCGAGGAAGGGGCGGCCTGGACGCGGGCGTCCCGCGGGGACACGTTCGAGACCGGCCGGCTCGGCTTCTTCTGCGTCGCCACGCGCCGGGACGTCGTGGAAAAGGTCGGGGCGCTCGACGAGGGCTACGGGCTCGGCTTCTTCGAGGACGACGATTATTGCCTCCGGGTCCGGAACGCGGGCTATCGCCTGATCTGCGTCGAGGATGTCTTCATCCATCACCGGGGCAGCGTCTCGTTCGGGAAGGTGCCGGGCGTGGTCCGGTCGTTGCTCAAGGCGAACCGGCGGCGGCTCGAAGGGAAGTTCGGCATCTGCCACGATCCGCCGCACCCGAGGGAGCGCCAGCTCGACCTCGCCGAAGCGTACCTGGCGCAGGGCGGCGACCCGGAGAGGATCGCGGCCAAGGTCCGGAACCGGCTGGCCGCCGCCCTGCGGCTCACGCCGAAGGGGTGGCTCAAGCGGCTTCGGTTCGCCGCCCGGCTGAAGCGGATCCGGAGGCGGCTCGAGGCGTTCGTAACCGGCGGTGGGGCCGGAATCGAAGCCGACTGA